One Phocaeicola dorei genomic region harbors:
- the rbfA gene encoding 30S ribosome-binding factor RbfA, giving the protein METTRQNKISRLIQKELSEIFLLQTKSMNGVLVSVSAVRISPDMSIARVYLSVFPSERSQEIVKNINDNMKSIRYELGTRVRHQLRIIPELKFFVDDSLDYAERIDELLKK; this is encoded by the coding sequence ATGGAAACGACCAGACAAAATAAGATTTCTCGTTTGATCCAAAAGGAGTTGAGTGAGATTTTCCTGCTTCAGACTAAGTCCATGAATGGTGTTTTGGTGTCGGTAAGTGCTGTCCGCATCAGTCCCGATATGAGTATTGCACGCGTCTATCTCAGCGTGTTCCCTTCTGAGAGGAGCCAGGAAATAGTAAAGAATATCAATGATAATATGAAATCCATCCGTTATGAATTAGGAACACGGGTACGCCATCAGTTGCGCATCATTCCCGAGTTGAAATTCTTTGTGGATGATTCATTGGATTATGCCGAACGTATAGACGAACTGTTGAAAAAGTAG
- a CDS encoding O-methyltransferase: MKETDAIDEYILQHIDEESDYLKALYRDTHVKLLRPRMASGHLQGRMLKMFVQMIRPRQVLEIGTYSGYSALCLAEGLEEGAMLHTFEINDEQEDFTRPWLEGSPYAGKIKFYIGDALKLLPGMNITFDLAFVDGDKRKYIEYYEMVLEKLSPGGYIIADNTLWDGHVLEEPHHTDLQTIGIKKFNDLVAADKRVEKVILPLRDGLTIIKKC; this comes from the coding sequence ATGAAAGAAACGGACGCTATTGACGAATATATCCTTCAGCACATTGACGAAGAAAGTGATTACCTGAAGGCACTTTATCGCGATACGCACGTCAAGCTTTTACGTCCCCGTATGGCTTCCGGCCACTTGCAGGGACGTATGCTGAAAATGTTTGTGCAAATGATACGCCCCCGTCAGGTGTTGGAAATCGGGACTTACAGTGGCTACTCCGCACTTTGCCTGGCCGAAGGGTTGGAAGAGGGGGCCATGTTGCACACATTTGAGATAAACGATGAGCAGGAGGACTTTACACGTCCCTGGCTGGAAGGTTCGCCTTACGCCGGCAAGATTAAATTTTATATAGGTGATGCGCTGAAGTTGCTGCCTGGCATGAACATTACCTTTGATTTAGCGTTTGTAGACGGTGATAAGCGGAAGTATATTGAATATTACGAAATGGTACTGGAGAAATTATCACCCGGCGGATATATCATTGCCGACAACACATTGTGGGACGGACATGTATTGGAGGAACCGCATCATACAGATCTTCAGACTATTGGAATAAAGAAATTTAATGATTTGGTAGCTGCCGACAAACGGGTTGAAAAGGTGATTCTTCCCTTGCGCGACGGGCTGACAATCATAAAAAAATGTTGA
- the pyk gene encoding pyruvate kinase produces the protein MMLKQTKIVASISDQRCEVEFIRDLFKAGMNVVRMNTAHASREGFEKLITNVREVSNRIAILMDTKGPEVRTTAIAGGEPIPYQIGDKVKIVGNPAQETTRECIAVSYPGFVHDLQVDGDILIDDGDLELRVIEKTDEYLLCEVQNEATLGNRKSVNVPGVRINLPSLTEKDRNNILYAIEKDIDFIAHSFVRNKQDVLDIRQILDAYGSDIKIIAKIENQEGVDNIDEILEVADGVMVARGDLGIEVPQERIPGIQRLLIKKCILAKKPVIVATQMLHTMINNPRPTRAEVTDIANAIYYRTDALMLSGETAYGKYPVEAVKTMAKIAAQAEKDKLAENDIRIPLDENSNDVTAFLAKQAVKATSKLNIRAIITDSFSGRTARNIAAFRGKYPVLAICYKEKTMRHLALSYGVEAIYMPEKANGQAYYFAALRKLLDDGVLSESDMVAYLSSGKQGTQTSFLEINVVGDVLKYAMDYVLPNRNRYL, from the coding sequence ATGATGTTGAAACAAACAAAAATCGTAGCGTCCATCTCAGATCAGCGTTGCGAGGTAGAGTTTATAAGAGATCTTTTCAAGGCTGGTATGAATGTGGTCCGTATGAATACGGCTCACGCTTCACGTGAAGGTTTTGAAAAATTGATAACCAATGTACGTGAGGTTTCCAACCGTATTGCCATATTGATGGACACAAAAGGTCCCGAAGTGCGTACTACTGCTATTGCAGGCGGCGAGCCTATTCCTTATCAGATTGGTGACAAAGTAAAGATTGTAGGCAATCCAGCACAAGAAACGACCCGTGAATGTATTGCTGTATCTTATCCTGGTTTTGTGCATGATCTTCAGGTGGATGGCGATATTCTGATTGATGATGGTGATCTGGAGCTGCGCGTGATTGAGAAGACAGACGAGTATTTGTTGTGCGAGGTGCAGAATGAAGCTACTTTGGGTAACCGTAAGAGTGTGAATGTACCGGGCGTGCGCATCAATCTCCCTTCTTTGACAGAAAAGGACCGTAACAATATACTGTATGCTATTGAAAAGGACATTGATTTCATAGCACATTCGTTTGTTCGTAATAAGCAAGATGTGCTGGATATCCGCCAGATACTGGATGCATACGGCAGCGACATTAAGATTATCGCCAAGATCGAGAATCAGGAAGGAGTGGACAATATTGATGAAATATTGGAAGTGGCCGACGGAGTCATGGTGGCTCGTGGTGACTTGGGCATTGAAGTTCCTCAGGAACGAATCCCCGGCATTCAGCGTTTGTTGATAAAAAAATGTATTCTGGCAAAGAAACCGGTGATTGTTGCTACCCAGATGTTGCATACCATGATTAATAATCCGCGTCCTACCCGTGCTGAAGTGACCGATATTGCCAATGCTATTTACTACCGCACGGATGCATTGATGCTGAGTGGAGAAACGGCATACGGCAAGTATCCGGTGGAAGCCGTGAAGACGATGGCCAAGATTGCAGCGCAGGCTGAGAAAGATAAACTGGCCGAGAATGACATCCGTATTCCTTTGGATGAAAACTCCAATGACGTAACTGCTTTCCTGGCAAAACAGGCAGTAAAGGCTACCAGCAAACTGAATATCCGCGCCATTATTACCGACAGTTTCAGCGGGCGTACCGCACGTAATATTGCTGCTTTCCGTGGCAAATATCCTGTATTGGCCATCTGTTATAAAGAAAAAACGATGCGTCATCTGGCTTTGTCATATGGGGTGGAGGCTATCTATATGCCCGAAAAGGCTAACGGACAGGCATATTATTTCGCTGCTTTGCGTAAATTGCTGGATGATGGCGTTTTGAGTGAAAGCGACATGGTGGCCTATCTGAGCAGCGGTAAGCAAGGTACTCAGACTTCTTTCCTTGAAATCAATGTAGTGGGAGATGTGTTGAAGTATGCTATGGACTATGTGCTGCCCAACCGCAACCGTTACCTATAA